In Balneolales bacterium ANBcel1, the following proteins share a genomic window:
- a CDS encoding amidohydrolase family protein has product MKRNITPVLIALSAAAVIAFFYPPELNAQIAVTADTLYTMEGPPVTNGVVLIRDGRIEQAGRRDDLAIPQGYKQYNAQVVTPGLIDARTVVGLAGYYNQDHDQDQLEYSHALQPDLRAFDAYNAREELVGFLRQNGITTMHTGHAPGAVISGQTMIVKTVGHTIDQAIIDSTTALAITLGSTVGNNFDTPGTRAKGVAMLRQELIRAREYSEKRENEDAGGRPGTDLKLEALAGMLEGKTRALITAQRSQDIMTALRLRDEFGFPLILDGAAESFMLIEELTTADVPVLIHPTMARTRGDMENAAFDTASKLAEAGILFAFQSGYESYVPKTRVVLFEAAIAVANGLNRIQALEGLTVNPAAILNISDRVGSIAPGKDADLVLFNGDPFEYTSRPTHVIINGEVVYEFE; this is encoded by the coding sequence ATGAAGCGTAATATCACCCCTGTCTTGATCGCACTTTCGGCTGCGGCGGTAATAGCGTTTTTTTACCCGCCTGAACTGAACGCGCAAATTGCGGTAACCGCCGATACCCTGTATACCATGGAAGGTCCGCCTGTTACCAATGGTGTCGTTCTGATACGTGACGGACGCATTGAGCAGGCCGGTCGGCGTGACGACCTCGCCATCCCGCAGGGCTACAAGCAATACAATGCACAAGTAGTAACCCCGGGACTTATTGACGCGCGTACTGTTGTCGGTCTGGCAGGGTATTACAACCAGGACCACGACCAGGATCAGCTTGAGTATTCGCATGCACTGCAACCGGATCTGCGTGCTTTTGACGCGTATAACGCACGAGAGGAGTTGGTCGGTTTTCTGCGTCAAAACGGTATCACCACCATGCACACGGGACATGCCCCCGGCGCGGTAATCAGCGGCCAGACCATGATCGTAAAAACGGTCGGCCATACCATCGACCAGGCCATTATCGACTCGACTACCGCGCTTGCCATCACCCTGGGCTCAACCGTCGGAAACAACTTTGACACACCCGGCACCAGGGCCAAAGGAGTTGCCATGCTGCGTCAGGAACTCATCAGAGCAAGGGAATACAGTGAAAAACGCGAAAACGAAGATGCGGGCGGCAGGCCCGGCACGGACCTCAAGCTTGAGGCGCTCGCCGGGATGCTTGAAGGGAAAACCCGTGCGCTTATCACCGCCCAGCGCTCCCAGGATATCATGACGGCGCTTCGCCTGCGTGACGAGTTCGGATTTCCCCTGATCCTGGATGGTGCCGCGGAATCTTTCATGCTCATTGAAGAGCTTACAACCGCCGATGTGCCGGTACTGATCCATCCTACCATGGCCAGAACCAGGGGTGATATGGAAAATGCCGCTTTCGATACCGCTTCAAAACTGGCGGAAGCGGGCATTCTTTTTGCATTTCAAAGCGGATACGAATCCTATGTCCCGAAAACCCGTGTGGTACTGTTTGAAGCAGCTATTGCTGTTGCAAATGGCTTGAACCGGATTCAGGCACTGGAAGGCCTTACGGTCAATCCCGCCGCAATCTTGAATATTTCGGACAGGGTCGGGTCCATTGCCCCCGGCAAGGACGCCGATCTGGTGCTGTTCAACGGCGATCCCTTCGAATACACCAGTCGGCCTACGCATGTGATTATCAACGGGGAAGTGGTGTACGAGTTTGAATAA